Proteins from a genomic interval of Lolium perenne isolate Kyuss_39 chromosome 1, Kyuss_2.0, whole genome shotgun sequence:
- the LOC127330223 gene encoding putative F-box/FBD/LRR-repeat protein At4g03220, which translates to MEIPAQRPKLSDGGDRGSEDRLSDLPEDLLLRILANIRDVAVAARTSVLSSRWRRLWRQLPALNFPFPSDPHHIRLALQSHEAPALRLLEAGVLDGTPDSVAPWLLNVAPRLFGRLSLTSRAAQDGSEEDMADERGAFELPCFQNAASIRLELGPLGISMPPLGVFTRLNDLSLVCVQLHGPCMLGDLVSSPRCPVLRKLVVKEASGLGNLAIHSDSLIAISLKDVHLHPADALGLGHVTIESKSLLQIELTSVHSLQQLTVTAPALERIYVDSCFANYRARASRHNQPVANIYAPRLKSLYWHDAYDPSSTQFGNIENLETLGVHTFFMYMEEITMLQITTF; encoded by the coding sequence ATGGAGATCCCTGCCCAGCGGCCCAAGCTCTCAGATGGCGGCGACAGAGGTAGCGAGGACCGCCTCAGCGACCTTCCTGAAGACCTTCTTCTCCGCATCCTTGCCAACATCCGCgacgtcgccgtcgccgcgcggACCAGCGTCCTCTCCAGCCGCTGGCGCCGCCTCTGGAGGCAGCTCCCGGCGCTAAACTTCCCCTTCCCCAGTGACCCACATCACATACGCCTTGCCCTCCAATCCCATGAAGCTCCGGCCCTCCGCCTCCTCGAAGCCGGCGTCCTGGACGGCACCCCCGATTCGGTGGCGCCCTGGCTCCTCAACGTCGCGCCCCGCCTCTTCGGCCGTCTATCCCTCACCAGCAGGGCGGCACAGGACGGATCGGAGGAGGACATGGCCGACGAGAGAGGAGCCTTTGAGCTTCCCTGCTTCCAGAACGCCGCCTCGATCCGCCTCGAACTAGGGCCTCTTGGGATCTCCATGCCACCATTGGGCGTATTCACAAGGCTCAACGACCTCTCCCTGGTTTGTGTTCAGCTACATGGTCCGTGCATGCTCGGTGACCTTGTCTCCTCGCCACGCTGCCCGGTCTTACGGAAACTCGTCGTCAAAGAGGCCTCGGGTCTAGGCAACCTTGCAATCCACTCTGATTCTCTCATAGCAATCAGCCTAAAGGATGTGCATCTGCATCCAGCCGATGCCCTTGGTCTGGGCCACGTCACCATTGAGTCCAAGTCTCTCTTGCAAATAGAGCTAACGAGTGTGCATTCCTTGCAGCAGCTCACTGTTACGGCTCCAGCACTAGAACGTATTTATGTGGACTCTTGCTTCGCAAACTACCGTGCTAGAGCTTCGAGGCATAATCAACCGGTTGCAAACATCTACGCTCCTCGGCTCAAGTCTCTCTATTGGCATGATGCCTATGACCCAAGCTCCACGCAGTTTGGCAACATAGAAAATCTCGAGACGCTGGGTGTGCATACCTTTTTCATGTATATGGAAGAGATAACTATGCTCCAAATAACTACGTTCTGA